From the Yoonia rosea genome, the window CGCCCGCGTTCCTGTCACCGTCGTCGCATAAGGAACAATCCAGATGAAAAATTTCAAAGCTTTTATAGTGGCACTGATTGCCGCATTGGCTGTTGCGGTTCCCGCACAGGCACAAGACGCAGCCGTTTCTCTTGATGCGCGCGTGAACGAGGCGTTTGCGAACGCCACGGGTTGGTTCGTTAACTTCATCTTCATGTCGATCCCCGGAACAAACTTTCCCTGGATCGTCATGTGGTTGGTGATTGGTGCCACGGTTTTCACAATCTACTTTGCCGCCGTGCAATTCCGGTTCTTCGGCCACGCCATCGCGCTGGTAAAGGGCGACTACTCCGACCCCAACGATGCGGGTGAAGTCAGCCACTTTCAGGCACTCGCAACCGCGCTGTCCGGGACTGTCGGACTTGGGAACATCGCCGGTGTTGCCGTGGCCGTCGGCATCGGTGGTCCGGGGGCGACATTCTGGATGATCCTTGCGGGTCTGCTGGGCATGGCGTCCAAGTTCACCGAATGTACGCTGGGCGTGAAATACCGCAACGAATACCCTGATGGCACCGTGTCAGGTGGTCCGATGTATTACATCTCCAAGGGTTTTGACGAACTGGGCCTGCCAGGTGGTAAAATCCTCGCTGTGCTTTTCTCGGTCTTCTGTATCCTTGGCGCTTTGGGTGGCGGCAACATGTTCCAGGCCAATCAGGCCCATGCGCAGATCACGCAGATCACAGGTGACTTCCCCGGTTGGATTACCGGTCTGGTCTTTGCGGCTGTGGTTTTTGCAGTCATCGTTGGCGGGATCAGGTCCATCGCAAAGGTGACAGAAAAGATCGTTCCCTTCATGGGTATCCTTTACGTCGGCGCGGCAATTGTTGTGCTGATCGTCAATTATGACATGATCGGATGGGCCTTTGGACAGATCTTTGCGGGTGCCTTTACCGGCCTTGGTGTTGCTGGCGGTTTCGTTGGCGCGCTGATCCAAGGTTTCAAGCGCGCGGCGTTTTCGAACGAAGCAGGCGTGGGTTCTGCGGCGATTGCCCACTCTGCGGTGAAAACCAAAGAGCCAATCACCGAAGGGTTCGTCTCCTTGCTTGAGCCACTGATCGATACGGTCGTGATTTGTACAATGACCGCCTTGGTCATCATCATTTCGCAGCAGCTGATCATTGATCAGGCGACAGGCAACTACATGCTGAACGAAGCTGGCACAGCGATTGCGACGATTGATGGCAACAGCGGTGTTGCACTGACATCCGCCGCCTTCGGCTCTGCCATCAGCTGGTTCCCCTATGTTCTGGCTCTGGCCGTGATCCTGTTCGCCTTCTCGACCATGATCTCGTGGTCCTACTATGGTTTGAAAGCCTGGACCTACCTCTTCGGCGAAGGCAAAACCACAGAGCTGGTCTTCAAGATCATCTTCTGCATCTTCATCGTGATCGGCGCAGCCGCAAGCCTTGGCCCCGTGATCGACTTCTCGGATGCCGCGATCTTTGCCATGGCGGTGGTCAACATCTTCTGCCTCTACTTCCTGATGAAAGTGGTCCGCAAAGAGCTGAACTCTTACAGCGCCCGCCTAAAATCAGGCGAGATCAAGAAGTTCACGCACTAACAAGTGTGACATGAATGAAAGGGGCCGCGGTGTTTGCCGCGGCCTTTTTTGTGGCGCAGGGCTGGCTTGCCCACAGGACTGTGACAATCCACCCGCCTTCAATGCCTTGACACAACACCGCATCAGGTCACTCTGTGATCGGTTCACACCGGAGGCATATGATGAAGAATTTCCCCGCCACGCTCACGCTGATCGCGCTCACGACACCCGCATTCGCCGATGTCACCATCAGCCACGGCTTTTCGACCTTCGGTGATCTGAAATACGGCCCCGAATTCACCCATTTCGACTATGCCAATCCAGACGCCCCCCAAGGCGGCACCATGAGCCAGCGGCAGCTTTTCGGCACCCCGACGTTTGACAGCCTGAATACCTTCATCATCAAGGGCGACAGCGCCCCCGAGGTCGGCGTCCATATCTATGACAGCCTGATGGTACGCGCGAACGACGAACCCGATGCGCTTTACGGGCTGATTGCGGAAACCATCGAATACCCCGATGATTTTTCCTATGTCGCCTTTAACATGCGCCCCGAGGCCCGTTTTCATGACGGCACCCCCGTCACCGCCGCCGATGTCGTGTTCACCATCAACGCGCTGCAAACCGAAGGGCACCCCTACTATCGCAACCTCTTGTCCGATGTGACCGCCGTGACCGCCGAAAGCGCGACCCGTGTCCGCTTTGATCTGGCCCCCGGTGCGGGAAGCGGCCTTTTGGGCAGTGTCGCGGAACTGCCCGTGCTGCCTGCACATTTCTATGACACAGTAGATTTTGCCGAAAGCTGGATGGATATCCCGCTCGGATCGGGCCCTTACGAGGTCACAACCGTGGATGCCCCGCGCACCATTACCTTTTGCAAAGACCCCGATTACTGGGGGGCGGACCTTCCCGTCAACGTGGGCCGCAACAACTTCGACTGCTTCACTTACGAATACTTCGTCGATGATACCGTCGGGCTCGAGGCCTTCGCCGCCGGTGAATACCATATGCGTGTCGAATACCGCTCGGCCTCTTGGGCGACAGGTTATGATTTTCCTGCAGCACAACGCGGCTGGGTCCAGCAACTCTTGATCCCCGATGGCCGCCCCGCCAATGCCCAAGGCATCTGGTTCAACATGCGCAATCCTGTTCTGCAAGACATCCGCGTACGCCAAGCCCTTGAATATGCGTTCAATTTCGAATGGACGAATGAGACGATTTTCTACGGCACCTATACCCGCAACGACAGTTTCTTTGAAAACACCGATATGCAGGCAATAGGCATTCCCGAAGGCGCGGAACTGGCCCTGCTAGAGGAATTCCGCGACCAGCTCCCCCCTGAAATCTTTACCGAACCTGCCCATGTGCCCAATCCCGGCGGTGATCGCCCGCGCGACCGTGGTGATCTGCGCAGGGCGGGCGCGCTTCTTGAGGCCGCGGGCTGGACCGTTGGCGATGACGGCATGCGCCGCAACGCGGCCGGAGAGGTTCTGCACCTTGAATTCCCCGACAGCAGCCGCAGTCTCGAACGGGTGATGATCCCCTATACCGAGAACCTCAAGGCGCTTGGTATTGATGTCGATTTTGAGGTCATCGATCCAAGCTCTTGGACACAGCGCAGGCAGGCGTTTGATTTCGACCTGTCCTCGACTGCGTGGTCCGTTGCCACGACACCCGGCGCAGAGTTGCGCGCCTTTTACGGGTCCGCCGCAGCTGACGCAGAAGGCAGCAACAACCTGACAGGCCTTGCCGATCCTGTGGTGGACGCGCTGATCGAAAAGGTCGTTGTCGCCAGCACCCGCGAAGAGCTCACCACCGCTGTGCGTGCACTTGACCGTGTCCTGCGGTCCAAACACATCTGGGTCGGCGGCTGGAACCTTGGATCGCACCGTGTGGCGGTCTGGGACATTTTCGGCATTCCAGAGACCCCAGCCCCTTATGATTTTTTCCGCAACGTCGATTTCTGGTGGTTTGATCGCGACAAATACGATGCATTGGTGGCTGAAGGGGCGCTCGACAGCGGCTTGTGATCAAGCCCAAGATTTTGCGCGCAACGCCAAATGATTGCAGTATAGACTGGCCTCAGATTGCGACTCATTTCAAAGCATCAATTCACATGACCAAATATCACCCCATTGACGTGCGCTACAAAGGCCCCTCAACCGCCTATCGCGGGTCAGCACGCCGGAAAGCAGAGCAACAGGCCAGCATTTTCGCACAGACCAAGCCACGGGCCGCCAAGACTGTGCCAACAGCTATCCCCAAAGTCCGGCGCAACCATCAACGCCCGATTACCAAACGCGCCACGCCAGCCCACCGGCTGACGCAGATGATCAGCCGCATGGGCATGGGGAAGTTTACCTTCGGTATGATCATTCTGGTGCTGCTCCTCATCAACAACCCAGAGCTTTTGTCGGACATGTTTTCGCCGGGCGGCACGCAGATGCGCACGATGCCTTAGGCACTGTCCCCCTCCCAAAGGTCCGTCGCGGTAACATCTCTCACCTTGCTGCGATACACAGGTCTGCCGATTGCCATCCGCGCGCCACCTTGCCATCACGGATACAGACAGAGGAGGACCCGCAATATGCCAACCGAAAAGCTCACCTTCACCGGGCATGGTGGCGACACGCTTGCCGCACGCCTTGATCTGCCAAACGGGCCGCATCTTGCCACAGCCCTTTTTGCGCATTGCTTTACCTGCTCCAAGGACATCACCGCCGCCCGCCGGATCGCGGCACGTCTGTCGTCCATGGGAATCGCCGTCTTGCGGTTTGATTTTACCGGTCTTGGGCATTCCGAGGGTGAGTTTGAAAATACCAGTTTCACCTCGAACGTCGATGACCTTATCGCCGCCGACAAGGCGCTCACCGCGCGGGACATGCCGCCCTCCTTGCTGATCGGCCATTCGCTGGGTGGTGCTGCCGCCCTGAAAGCCGCCCCGATGCTGACCGGTATCAAGGCCGTCGTCACAATCGGCGCCCCCTTTGATCCCGGCCATGTCACCCATCATTTCGTCCATGCGATCCCCAAAATCGAAGATCAGGGCGTGGCCGAGGTTGACCTTGGCGGCCGTCCTTTCCGCATCAGCAAAGGCTTTGTCGAAGATATCAGCAAGGCAAATCTGAAGGCCGCGATTGGCAATCTGGGTGCTGCCCTTCTGGTGCTGCACGCCCCCCGCGATGCCACCGTCGGAATCGCAAACGCATCCGATATCTTCATGGCAGCCAAACATCCCAAGAGCTTTGTCACGCTCGACAGTGCCGACCACCTGATCACACAGGCCGCCGACGCCGAATACGCCGCCGATGTGATTGCCGTGTGGGCCAAACACTATCTGCACCTGCCAGAACCCGCACCGCAGGACGCCGCACCGGAAGGCATTTTGCGGGTGTCCGAGGCGGACGCAAACGGCTTCTTGCAGGATATCCAGTCCGGTCCACACCATCTGCTGGCAGATGAGCCTGCAAAACACGGTGGCAGCAACAAAGGGCTTTCGCCCTATGGCCTTGTCTCTGCTGGTCTGGGCGCCTGCACGTCGATGACGATCCGCATGTATGCGCGGCGCAAAGGTTGGCCCTTGACGGGTGTCAGCGTCGATATCAGCCATGCCAAGGAACACGCCGCCGATGCGGCTGATCCAGCGGATCGCAAGGTCGATCACTTTGAGCGCACCATCCGGCTCGAAGGCGATCTGAGTGAAGAACAACGCATCAAGCTGCTTGAGATCGCGGACAAGTGCCCTGTGCATCGCACGCTTGAGCGGTCATCGACCATCACCACCCATCTTGCATGAAAAAGGCGCAAGCGTGATGCTTGCGCCTTTTTCAAGAATTGAAAGCGAAGCTTATGAGCGCGCGTCGCCGATCAGCTTCCACAGGCCGGGAACAAGCAGCGCTGCAAGGCCCAGCTTGAGCGCATCACCGATCAGGAAGGGTGTCATCCCCACTTCGACCGACCACGCAAGGCCGTTTCCATAGAGAACGCTCAGCCACGCCACACCGGGCAGGTAGATCAGCGCATTGGCGATCAGCAATGCAACGCCCATCATCAGAACCGAGCGGTCCCAACCGGCACGCGCTGCAAAGCCGAGTGCCAGCGTCGCCACGACATAGCCCACCAGATAGCCGCCTGTGCCGCCCATCATATAGGTCAGGCCAGCATTTTCAGCAGTCGAGCCTGCAAAGACGTCAAATCCAAGCGCACCAATGATCATGTAGCCCATGATTGTCGCCAGACCCAAACGCGGGCCGTAGGTGGCACCGATGGTCAGCACCGCAAATGTGCCCATGGTGATCGGGACCGGCCACATTGGCACTTTCACTTTCGCCATGATCGCCAGAAACGCGATCCCCAGAACCACCATTGTGGCCTGTTTGATGCGCAGCGCGGTGCCTGTCGACGGGCCGAACGCCTCGGTCAGAACTTTATCGTTGAGTGCGAGGGCCATGTGCCGCTCTCCCCTATTGTTTATTTCGTTACAGTTTTATCGCCGATGCCGCGTCGCAGCGCAAGAGAGATGGCCTATGTGTCAGAAATTCTTATGTATGTGGTGTAAGATGTGTAGTCCTTGCGCGGCCCTGTCACGGACCAAACGGCTTGCCATTCGGGCCAATTGGTAAAGTCATAACGCACTGTATAATAATCCTCTCCACAAGGATGATCAGAGCCCGCGACATGGCCCTCTGGCACAAACCGATGAAACGGGCGGCCATCGGCAAAAGACACATCAACATGTCCTTTGGCAAACTCCCAGATATAGTTGCGTTCTGCGCGCATCGCAGGTCCCTGATCTAACCGTAGCTGTCCTGCCTCATGGTAATGCAACACCGTCTCCCCATGGCGTTTCAGGATCGCCTGACCAACGAAAACGCCCCGCTGCTTGGCAAACCTGTCATCAATATGCCGCGTCATGCGCCAAGCACCTGCAAAATCGGATTGCGCGAACATGTATTCTCTCCCTTGAGGGTTCAGGCCCGGCCCCTTATGACGCAGGGGAAATCCCCTGCCCACCCCCTTGATAAAGGTGCATGCCCATGATCCCTCGCTATTCCCGCCCCGAAATGACTGCCATTTGGGAGCCAGCAACCAAATTCCGCATCTGGTACGAGATCGAAGCGCATGCCTGCGACGCGCAAGCGGCCCTTGGCGTGATCCCCAAGGAAAACGCCGAAGCGGTATGGAAAGCCAAAGACGTGGAATTCGATGTCGCACGCAT encodes:
- a CDS encoding alanine/glycine:cation symporter family protein gives rise to the protein MKNFKAFIVALIAALAVAVPAQAQDAAVSLDARVNEAFANATGWFVNFIFMSIPGTNFPWIVMWLVIGATVFTIYFAAVQFRFFGHAIALVKGDYSDPNDAGEVSHFQALATALSGTVGLGNIAGVAVAVGIGGPGATFWMILAGLLGMASKFTECTLGVKYRNEYPDGTVSGGPMYYISKGFDELGLPGGKILAVLFSVFCILGALGGGNMFQANQAHAQITQITGDFPGWITGLVFAAVVFAVIVGGIRSIAKVTEKIVPFMGILYVGAAIVVLIVNYDMIGWAFGQIFAGAFTGLGVAGGFVGALIQGFKRAAFSNEAGVGSAAIAHSAVKTKEPITEGFVSLLEPLIDTVVICTMTALVIIISQQLIIDQATGNYMLNEAGTAIATIDGNSGVALTSAAFGSAISWFPYVLALAVILFAFSTMISWSYYGLKAWTYLFGEGKTTELVFKIIFCIFIVIGAAASLGPVIDFSDAAIFAMAVVNIFCLYFLMKVVRKELNSYSARLKSGEIKKFTH
- a CDS encoding extracellular solute-binding protein; protein product: MKNFPATLTLIALTTPAFADVTISHGFSTFGDLKYGPEFTHFDYANPDAPQGGTMSQRQLFGTPTFDSLNTFIIKGDSAPEVGVHIYDSLMVRANDEPDALYGLIAETIEYPDDFSYVAFNMRPEARFHDGTPVTAADVVFTINALQTEGHPYYRNLLSDVTAVTAESATRVRFDLAPGAGSGLLGSVAELPVLPAHFYDTVDFAESWMDIPLGSGPYEVTTVDAPRTITFCKDPDYWGADLPVNVGRNNFDCFTYEYFVDDTVGLEAFAAGEYHMRVEYRSASWATGYDFPAAQRGWVQQLLIPDGRPANAQGIWFNMRNPVLQDIRVRQALEYAFNFEWTNETIFYGTYTRNDSFFENTDMQAIGIPEGAELALLEEFRDQLPPEIFTEPAHVPNPGGDRPRDRGDLRRAGALLEAAGWTVGDDGMRRNAAGEVLHLEFPDSSRSLERVMIPYTENLKALGIDVDFEVIDPSSWTQRRQAFDFDLSSTAWSVATTPGAELRAFYGSAAADAEGSNNLTGLADPVVDALIEKVVVASTREELTTAVRALDRVLRSKHIWVGGWNLGSHRVAVWDIFGIPETPAPYDFFRNVDFWWFDRDKYDALVAEGALDSGL
- a CDS encoding bifunctional alpha/beta hydrolase/OsmC family protein, whose translation is MPTEKLTFTGHGGDTLAARLDLPNGPHLATALFAHCFTCSKDITAARRIAARLSSMGIAVLRFDFTGLGHSEGEFENTSFTSNVDDLIAADKALTARDMPPSLLIGHSLGGAAALKAAPMLTGIKAVVTIGAPFDPGHVTHHFVHAIPKIEDQGVAEVDLGGRPFRISKGFVEDISKANLKAAIGNLGAALLVLHAPRDATVGIANASDIFMAAKHPKSFVTLDSADHLITQAADAEYAADVIAVWAKHYLHLPEPAPQDAAPEGILRVSEADANGFLQDIQSGPHHLLADEPAKHGGSNKGLSPYGLVSAGLGACTSMTIRMYARRKGWPLTGVSVDISHAKEHAADAADPADRKVDHFERTIRLEGDLSEEQRIKLLEIADKCPVHRTLERSSTITTHLA
- a CDS encoding biotin transporter BioY, which gives rise to MALALNDKVLTEAFGPSTGTALRIKQATMVVLGIAFLAIMAKVKVPMWPVPITMGTFAVLTIGATYGPRLGLATIMGYMIIGALGFDVFAGSTAENAGLTYMMGGTGGYLVGYVVATLALGFAARAGWDRSVLMMGVALLIANALIYLPGVAWLSVLYGNGLAWSVEVGMTPFLIGDALKLGLAALLVPGLWKLIGDARS
- a CDS encoding DUF6314 family protein — translated: MFAQSDFAGAWRMTRHIDDRFAKQRGVFVGQAILKRHGETVLHYHEAGQLRLDQGPAMRAERNYIWEFAKGHVDVSFADGRPFHRFVPEGHVAGSDHPCGEDYYTVRYDFTNWPEWQAVWSVTGPRKDYTSYTTYIRISDT